Genomic DNA from Coffea arabica cultivar ET-39 chromosome 7e, Coffea Arabica ET-39 HiFi, whole genome shotgun sequence:
AAACCATCCACtatcaaaattgaaattcaGTTGCAAGCAGATAGAAAAAATGGCGGTCTCGACACTAAGTCCAGCCATTGTGACACCAAATCCCAATTACCAAGCCTTCAGACCCAAACCCACATCTGCTACCTTCAGAGTAACTGCATTAGCATCGTCAAATTCACTGAATTCAACCACTCTTATCAGCAAGAAGCAGATATGCCAAGTGGGGTTGGGACTTTTAGCTGCTTCAGTTGTGAGTTCAACACCATTGGATGCAAATGCAACCAGAATTGAGTACTATGCCACCACAGCTGATCCCCCTTGTGAGTTCAGTTATGCTCGCTCAGGTCTTGGTTACTGTGATATTGCCGTTGGTTCTGGCCCTGAGGCCCCTCGTGGTGAACTTATCAATGTGAGTTCTTTACAGTTTAACTTCGGTCTTGTATTGATGTACATGTGAGCtgactcctttttttttgagaaaggCTTTGAATTGGAGCTGCTTCTTGATTTGGGTTCTGATGATTGGTTCA
This window encodes:
- the LOC113701098 gene encoding photosynthetic NDH subunit of lumenal location 4, chloroplastic isoform X1, which produces MAVSTLSPAIVTPNPNYQAFRPKPTSATFRVTALASSNSLNSTTLISKKQICQVGLGLLAASVVSSTPLDANATRIEYYATTADPPCEFSYARSGLGYCDIAVGSGPEAPRGELINVHYTARFDDGIVFDSSYKRGRPLTMRIGVGKVIKGLDQGILGGEGVPPMQVGGKRKLQIPPRLAYGPEPAGCFSGDCNIPGNATLIYDVKFVDIYKGNRK
- the LOC113701098 gene encoding photosynthetic NDH subunit of lumenal location 4, chloroplastic isoform X2, which encodes MAVSTLSPAIVTPNPNYQAFRPKPTSATFRVTALASSNSLNSTTLISKKQICQVGLGLLAASVVSSTPLDANATRIEYYATTADPPCEFSYARSGLGYCDIAVGSGPEAPRGELINVHYTARFDDGIVFDSSYKRGRPLTMRIGVGKVIKGLDQGILGGEGVPPMQVGGKRKLQIPPRLAYGPEPAGCFSESSGGALK